CGAGTCGCATCGCCAAGTCCAACGCCAATCCCGATTTACCTGTCGCCGTCGCGCCACAAATCACAATGAGTTTAGTCATGAGTCATGAGTCATTAATCATTAGTCATTGGTACTTATACGAAGGACAAATGACGAATGACGAAAAGGGTACATCCCTATCATAAACTTCTCTTCAGATTGCCCTAAAGTCGCCACCAAGGCTTTTGTGTTAGAATTTTGGAGTGTTTTAATATTTTTTCGCCTTTAGGCGACTTCACCCCCACTTAACAGGAGATTTTACATGACGAGCAGTTACAGTGCCGCTCAGATTCAAGTTCTGGAAGGTCTGGAACCCGTTCGCAAAAGACCGGGAATGTACATTGGTTCCACAGGTCCGCGAGGACTCCACCATTTAGTTTACGAGGTGGTAGACAACTCGATAGATGAAGCTTTGGCGGGTTACTGCACCCATGTGGAGGTGGATCTCAACGCTGATGGTTCTTGTACAGTACAAGATGATGGTCGGGGTATTCCTACAGATATTCACCCCCAAACGGGAAAATCAGCATTGGAAACTGTGTTAACCGTTCTGCACGCCGGGGGTAAATTTGGCAGCGGCGGCTACAAAGTTTCTGGAGGATTGCACGGGGTTGGTGTTTCTGTAGTGAATGCCCTGTCGGAGTGGATAGAAGTTACGGTTTGGCGAGATAAAAAGGTTCATATCCAGCGTTACGAACGGGGTGTTCCCGTTACGGAACTGATAGCAAAGCCTTACAAAGAAAACCGCACCGGAACTTCTGTCACCTTCAAACCAGACTCCCAAATCTTCACGACCGTTACTGAATTTGATTACACTACTATAGCAAGTCGCCTGCGGGAGTTAGCATATCTGAATGCTGGTGTCAAAATTACTTTTACAGATCACCGTTTGGAATTACTGAAAAGTGATACACCCAAGGTAGAAACCTACGAATACAAAGGTGGTATTCGAGAATACATTGCCTACATGAACAGTGATAAGCAGGCATTGCATGAAGAGATTATCTTTGTGCAAGGAGAACGCAACAACGTAAACGTGGAAGTGGCATTGCAATGGTGTACTGATGCTTATACTGACAATTTACTAGGCTTTGCCAATAATATTCGCACGGTGGATGGTGGCACACACCTAGAAGGGTTGAAGACAGTCTTAACTCGCACCTTGAATGCAGTCGCCCGCAAGCGCAACAAAATCAAAGATAATGAACCCAACCTCAGCGGCGAACACGTCCGCGAAGGTTTGACAGGGGTGATTTCCGTTAAAGTACCAGATCCAGAATTTGAAGGGCAAACCAAAACCAAACTAGGCAACACAGAAGTCCGCGGAATTGTCGATTCTTTTGTGGGAGAAGTTCTCACCGAGTACCTGGAATTTCGTCCTAGTATCGCCGATTCGATTTTAGATAAAGCCATCCAAGCCTTCAAAGCCGCAGAAGCAGCACGCCATGCGCGGGAATTAGTGCGTCGCAAATCGGTGCTGGAATCTTCACCATTACCCGGAAAATTGGCAGATTGCAGTACTAGAGATCCTAAGGAGTCGGAAATTTACATCGTGGAAGGGGACTCGGCAGGCGGGAGTGCCAAACAAGGACGCGATCGCCGATTCCAAGCAATTCTCCCCCTACGCGGTAAAATACTGAACATCGAGAAAACTGACGACGCCAAAATCTATAAAAATACTGAAATTCAGGCGCTAATTACAGCACTCGGTTTAGGAGTTAAGGGCGAGGAATTCGACGCATCGCAACTGCGCTATCACCGTATAGTCATTATGACTGACGCTGACGTAGATGGAGCGCACATCCGGACTCTGTTATTAACTTTCTTCTATCGGTATCAGAGGGCGCTGATTGAACAGGGGCATATCTACATTGCTTGTCCACCACTGTTTAAAGTAGAGCGTGGACGCAATCACTATTATTGCTATAGCGAGCGCGAACTGCAACAGCGCCTCGCTGAGTTTCCCGACAACGCGAACTACACCATCCAACGCTTCAAAGGTTTGGGTGAAATGATGCCAGAACAACTCTGGACAACCACAATGAACCCAGGAACTCGTACCTTCAAGCAAGTGGAAATTGAGGATGCAGCCGAAGCTGATCGCATTTTCACGATTTTGATGGGCGATCGCGTAGCACCCCGTCGCGAATTCATTGAAACCTACGGTTCTAAACTCAACTTAGCTGATTTAGATATCTAAATCTTGTGGGTGTGCATAATTAATGCAATTTAGGCATAATTAGTAAATTTTTCGCACAATTTAAGTACGGCTATGCTTACGGATAACCGTACTTTGCTTTTGCGAGAGATGTTGGAGATTTGTTGAGTAACGGACTCTTTAAGCTTTCATAAGGCTTTCAAAAAGATTTGGTATGACCTGTTTTAGCTAATAGCAAACTGGGTAACTATCCCGCGACACTCCATTCCGCCTCAATCTATTCCTTAGGACTGAGGGACTATCTCAGTTACTTTATTAAGTTTTGTTAAAAGTTATAGAGTGATATTAACAATACATAATATGTAGCTATGAAAGCAAGTAAAGGCATTTTGGGAAAAGCATTGTTTGGTGTTATTTGTGCAAGTAGTCTCATTGCTTTGTCTGCTTGTGGTCAGCCTAGTGCAGAGAATACAACAACTCAAACTACCGAAACTCCAGTAGCAGATGTTCCTCCAGCTGTGCCTCCAATTGCGGAAACTCCCACGACCCCAACAGCCAGCCAAAATTTGGCACAGCTAGCACAGTCTGCATCTGCTCAGGGGTCTTTTACAACGCTAACACGGGCAGTGCAAGCCGCAGGCTTTACTGAACGACTGGCTGAACCAGGACCCTACACAGTCTTTGCACCTACTGACGCTGCTTTTGCGGCTTTACCAAAAGCTACACTAAACAACCTTCTCAACCCAGAAAACAAACAACAACTCGTGAAGCTTTTAAGCTACCATGTTATACTTGGACAAGTGACTTCGAGTCAACTGACATCTGGACAAGTCAAAACTGTTGAGGGGACTCCTGTGACAATCAAGGTTGACAGTACCACCAGTACAGTCACCGTGAAAGATGCTAAGGTCATTCAGGCAGACATTCCAGCCAGTAACGGTGTCGTTCACGTAGTGGACAAGGTCATTCTGCCTCCAAATTTCCAAGCAAGTCTTGATTCCAAGTAAACAGCGAAGTACTTAATTAACTCAGGGTAGGGGCACAAAGCCATGCGCCTTTATCGCCTATACCCTGACACCCCTACTAAAAACTTTGGCAATCTAACTCTTAAAGTTTAGATATAGAATATTCTAAGTTACTACTTACAATTATAAAAATTATTTATTATTCAGCCCTGAGACAATAGCTGATTTGTGAAATTAAAAGTATTAAATATTACAACAACTTGACTCGCGAGATGCAAATCATATCCGTATATTGTTGTTAGTTTTATCTTACTGGTTCGAGCGATGTCTTCCTTGGAAGCTGCTGCCTATAAGCCATCATGCCTTAACTCCGAACTTCATCCCAATTTTCCAAACGTTGCCAGCAACCACAAAGGGGGCTGACACCATCAACCAAAATTATGAGCCGATGGCGATGCTCTCTACGGTGGTCTTGTTAAATATGTTTCTCTATCCCTCTGTAGCACCCTCTAGTATATTTTGCCTTCGTCTTAGGAAATTAAGCGTTAAGTAGGTTAATATCGATAGTCTTAACTGTCAAATCCTTTTTGAATTGATTAAAATATCCTTGTATACAATAAGAACAGTTTGTCAAGATTCATAAGGTTGAAATTTCAACAGTGCGCTAACGTGTGATAAAGACCGAATTAGTTGAACCAAAATTCCATGTCCATTTAGCTAATTCTGCTAAAGTCTTGACTCCTAAGTTAAAGTCATTGGCAGAACAAAGTTAGGGAACTGCTAAAAACCACCGCCATTATTGAATTTGCATTGATGCTGCCTATGGTAAGCCCAATGGAAGAAAGCACAAAGCCGCTTTAGACAACCTGTGGATGACAAGTTTTCGCCAGAGGGCGAACATAACTCCACTCTGGAAGTTATGTAAAGGAAGTGTAAAAATGGGTGTAAGCATTTTTTCTGACTTGGGTTAATAGAAGATATGCTGTTTCTGAGTAAAGAATGCTCTGGGTAATACATTGAAGTAGATATAAGCAGGTGTACTTAACATTAAATGGAAATGAGCATACCACTGCAATTCCAAAAAGTTTTGGAGAAAATACAAGGGTATGGCTGCCTTTTTCAATGTCTTAACTTTGGTAGAACAGCCTTTAACTTGCTTAATGACTTCATGGTTACCACACAAACACAGTGCAATTTCTGTGAAACAGGCTACAATCGGAACAGTCTTTACAAAAGAATCTCCCAACAGTCATATTCATTTGTATGGAGTGGTAAATTTTTTTAGCAGTCCGGAGTCTTTTTGAGACCAGCTAGTAAAAACTGATGTTGCTCGGCAACACACATGGCGTTAACTAAGGATAGGAATTTACCTTCAAGGAAGTTGCCCTTACAGGGTAAAACTATATTGGAAAGGTGTGAAAATTCCAAAATTATCTTAGGCAAGATAGCCAAAAAAGCTCTTTTGTGTTGGGAAATAGCTCACCTTAAGAGCGTAAACATATCTTAAGTAATTGATTCTGCAAGGAGCATGAGGAACGCGGCATGAACCAGGCTAACAACGTACTCGAAAACATATATCAGCCTGATGACCTAGAAATAATGAATCAGCCTGAGATTGAGTTAGAAGAACTCTTGATTGACGACGAAGAGGACTTGCTGACGGGCGATGAAGGCGAACTCGATGAATTTTTAGAGCCTCAGTCTGATGAGGACGACGCAAAGTCTGGGAAAGCCGCTAAATCGCGTCGTCGGACTCAAACGAAGAAAAAGCATTACACCGAGGATTCGATCCGCCTTTACTTACAAGAAATAGGTCGAATTCGCCTGTTGCGTGCAGATGAAGAAATTGAATTGGCACGCAAGATTGCCGACTTACTGGAATTAGAGCGAGCGCGCGAAAAACTTGCACAGCAGTTAGCTCGCGAGCCTTACGACAGTGAATGGGCAGCAGCAGTACAAATACCCTTGCCACAATTTCGTTATCGACTGCATGTTGGTCGCAGAGCGAAAGACAAAATGGTACAATCTAACCTGCGCCTTGTAGTTTCAATTGCTAAGAAGTATATGAATCGAGGCTTGTCTTTTCAAGACTTGATTCAAGAAGGCAGTCTTGGTTTGATTCGCGCCGCCGAAAAATTTGACCACGAAAAAGGCTACAAGTTTTCTACATACGCGACATGGTGGATTCGTCAGGCAATTACCCGTGCGATCGCTGACCAATCCCGGACAATTCGCCTTCCGGTTCACCTCTACGAAACCATTTCCCGGATTAAGAAAACCACAAAGCTGCTTTCTCAAGAGATGGGTCGCAAACCCACCGAAGAAGAAATTGCGACTCGTATGGAAATGACCATTGAGAAGCTGCGGTTTATTGCTAAATCGGCACAACTGCCTATTTCACTAGAAACGCCCATTGGGAAAGAAGAAGACTCCCGACTGGGCGATTTTATTGAGTCAGATGGTGAAACACCAGAAGACCAAGTTTCCAAAAATCTGCTGCGAGAAGACCTGGAAAAAGTCCTCGACAGTCTCAGTCCTCGGGAACGAGATGTTCTCAGACTGCGCTACGGGTTGGATGATGGTCGCATGAAGACATTAGAAGAAATTGGACAAATTTTCAATGTCACTCGCGAACGAATTCGTCAAATTGAGGCGAAGGCACTTCGTAAATTACGGCACCCGAATCGCAACAGCGTTCTCAAAGAGTATATCCGTTAGTCATTTGTTGTACAGACGTACTTATGAGCTGTAGAGACGCTTTCATGAGAACGCTTCTCTACATATATAACTATAAAAAAACCTGAGAGGCAAAAGCTGCACTCCCAGGTTTTTTACTTATTCATTTATCTATGACTACTGAGCAATCCGCAGTCTTAAAACTTACAGGATGCCCCAGAAGTGTAGGAAACCTTGACCAGAAAACAGTTCAATGAGAGTGGCTGCCAAAAAGCCAATCATTGCCAAGCGACCGTTCCAAATTTCTGATTGAGGTGTGAAACCCCAACGCCAAGCATTACGGTCATCCATTACGGGAGCAGTAGCTTTTGTTGTGCCTTGCATGGTCAGTACTCCAATTCTCTAAGTTTTATTAACTTTACCTAATTATCTATAGGCAATCGGTAGTCTTACAATTTACAGGATGCCCCAGAAGTGCAGGAAACCTTGACCTGAAAACAGTTCAATGAGAGCAGCTGCTAAAAAGCCAATCATTGCCAAGCGACCGTTCCAAATTTCTGATTGAGGTGTGAAACCCCAACGCCAAGCATTACGGTCATCCATTACGGGAGCAGTAACTTTTGTTGCGTCTTGCATGGTCGGCACTCCAAACTGATTTGTTTAAGGTTCGTAACCTTACGTAAACAAATATAACAATTATTTTTAAGAAGTGTCATATTTTTTATATCTTATTTAAATAAATTCAACTTATATGAGATTCGCTGATCAGTACAACTGATCATCAGAAAAGATGTATGTTGTAGTGGTTTGAAG
The sequence above is a segment of the Mastigocladopsis repens PCC 10914 genome. Coding sequences within it:
- a CDS encoding chlorophyll a/b-binding protein, encoding MQGTTKATAPVMDDRNAWRWGFTPQSEIWNGRLAMIGFLAATLIELFSGQGFLHFWGIL
- the gyrB gene encoding DNA topoisomerase (ATP-hydrolyzing) subunit B yields the protein MTSSYSAAQIQVLEGLEPVRKRPGMYIGSTGPRGLHHLVYEVVDNSIDEALAGYCTHVEVDLNADGSCTVQDDGRGIPTDIHPQTGKSALETVLTVLHAGGKFGSGGYKVSGGLHGVGVSVVNALSEWIEVTVWRDKKVHIQRYERGVPVTELIAKPYKENRTGTSVTFKPDSQIFTTVTEFDYTTIASRLRELAYLNAGVKITFTDHRLELLKSDTPKVETYEYKGGIREYIAYMNSDKQALHEEIIFVQGERNNVNVEVALQWCTDAYTDNLLGFANNIRTVDGGTHLEGLKTVLTRTLNAVARKRNKIKDNEPNLSGEHVREGLTGVISVKVPDPEFEGQTKTKLGNTEVRGIVDSFVGEVLTEYLEFRPSIADSILDKAIQAFKAAEAARHARELVRRKSVLESSPLPGKLADCSTRDPKESEIYIVEGDSAGGSAKQGRDRRFQAILPLRGKILNIEKTDDAKIYKNTEIQALITALGLGVKGEEFDASQLRYHRIVIMTDADVDGAHIRTLLLTFFYRYQRALIEQGHIYIACPPLFKVERGRNHYYCYSERELQQRLAEFPDNANYTIQRFKGLGEMMPEQLWTTTMNPGTRTFKQVEIEDAAEADRIFTILMGDRVAPRREFIETYGSKLNLADLDI
- a CDS encoding chlorophyll a/b-binding protein, giving the protein MQDATKVTAPVMDDRNAWRWGFTPQSEIWNGRLAMIGFLAAALIELFSGQGFLHFWGIL
- a CDS encoding fasciclin domain-containing protein, with translation MKASKGILGKALFGVICASSLIALSACGQPSAENTTTQTTETPVADVPPAVPPIAETPTTPTASQNLAQLAQSASAQGSFTTLTRAVQAAGFTERLAEPGPYTVFAPTDAAFAALPKATLNNLLNPENKQQLVKLLSYHVILGQVTSSQLTSGQVKTVEGTPVTIKVDSTTSTVTVKDAKVIQADIPASNGVVHVVDKVILPPNFQASLDSK
- the rpoD gene encoding RNA polymerase sigma factor RpoD; amino-acid sequence: MNQANNVLENIYQPDDLEIMNQPEIELEELLIDDEEDLLTGDEGELDEFLEPQSDEDDAKSGKAAKSRRRTQTKKKHYTEDSIRLYLQEIGRIRLLRADEEIELARKIADLLELERAREKLAQQLAREPYDSEWAAAVQIPLPQFRYRLHVGRRAKDKMVQSNLRLVVSIAKKYMNRGLSFQDLIQEGSLGLIRAAEKFDHEKGYKFSTYATWWIRQAITRAIADQSRTIRLPVHLYETISRIKKTTKLLSQEMGRKPTEEEIATRMEMTIEKLRFIAKSAQLPISLETPIGKEEDSRLGDFIESDGETPEDQVSKNLLREDLEKVLDSLSPRERDVLRLRYGLDDGRMKTLEEIGQIFNVTRERIRQIEAKALRKLRHPNRNSVLKEYIR